The Desulfoplanes formicivorans genome window below encodes:
- a CDS encoding iron ABC transporter substrate-binding protein, protein MGRAPFLLLALYLSVLVPFTVLAAPTRSIVDVTGATRTIPADVRHVICSGSGCLRLLTYLQAQSMVTGVDDMETRRSQFEARPYALAHPHFKLLPTFGEFRGHDNPEHILNLSPQPDVIFKTFASRGTDPDELARKTGIPVVVLEVGDLGDYRQNLYHSLRIMGEVIGKKDRAQEVIDFFEKNIREIGLRSRDARGEHPLKVYIGGVASRGPHGFQSTEPDYPPFRFVGLRNVAYTRGLTGKGLRHSDVAKEKILEWDPDVLFLDLSTLLFGKQGGGLYELRTDPAYRALTAVLQGKVYGVLPYNLYSQNYGSILANAWFIGKTLFPDGFRDIDPKVKADAIYTFLVGSPVFDTMNQAFDNLVFTQIR, encoded by the coding sequence ATGGGTCGCGCCCCTTTCCTGCTTCTTGCTCTGTATCTCTCTGTCCTGGTTCCCTTCACGGTTCTTGCCGCACCCACAAGATCCATAGTCGATGTGACCGGAGCCACGCGCACCATTCCTGCAGATGTCAGGCATGTCATCTGCTCGGGTTCCGGGTGTCTGCGCCTTTTGACCTATCTTCAGGCCCAATCCATGGTCACGGGAGTGGATGACATGGAAACCCGCCGAAGCCAATTCGAGGCCAGGCCCTATGCTCTGGCCCATCCCCACTTCAAACTGCTCCCCACTTTTGGCGAATTCAGGGGACACGACAATCCCGAGCATATCCTGAACCTTTCTCCCCAGCCCGATGTCATTTTCAAGACCTTTGCCTCCAGGGGCACCGATCCGGATGAACTGGCCCGAAAAACAGGCATCCCGGTGGTCGTACTTGAAGTGGGCGATCTGGGAGACTATCGCCAGAATCTGTACCATTCCCTGCGCATCATGGGAGAGGTCATTGGCAAAAAAGACCGGGCCCAGGAGGTCATTGATTTTTTCGAAAAAAATATCCGGGAAATCGGGTTGCGCAGCAGGGACGCCCGTGGCGAACACCCATTGAAGGTGTACATCGGCGGCGTGGCCTCAAGAGGGCCCCACGGGTTCCAGTCAACAGAACCCGATTATCCCCCCTTTCGTTTTGTCGGCCTCAGAAACGTGGCCTATACCCGGGGACTGACTGGCAAGGGATTGCGGCATTCGGACGTGGCCAAGGAGAAAATTCTTGAATGGGATCCGGATGTGCTTTTTCTGGATCTAAGTACCCTGCTCTTTGGCAAACAGGGGGGAGGACTGTATGAACTCAGAACCGATCCCGCCTACCGGGCCCTGACCGCAGTCCTCCAGGGCAAGGTTTATGGGGTACTCCCGTATAACCTGTATTCCCAGAATTACGGCTCCATCCTGGCCAATGCCTGGTTCATCGGCAAAACCCTGTTCCCCGATGGGTTCAGGGACATCGACCCCAAGGTCAAGGCCGACGCCATCTATACCTTTCTGGTGGGCAGTCCGGTATTTGACACCATGAACCAGGCCTTTGACAACCTGGTTTTCACCCAAATACGCTAA
- a CDS encoding ABC transporter ATP-binding protein, with product MILDVCGVSFTYNSHPVLDDISFTLNPGELLAILGPNGVGKTTLLKCIDAILSPSKGSVLVKGTDVLQLRSHDIAKTIGYVAQQCESSCMTVFDAVLMGRKPYIHWRVGQKDLNMVDAALKRLNMEHMALRPIDQMSGGELQKVAIARALVQEPDILLLDEPTSSLDLKNQMEILSMIHHIVVEHGMAGVMTMHDLNTALRFASTYLFLKDGRIYDIGRVDQISPEMIESVYGLPVEIHSINGYPTVVPLAC from the coding sequence ATGATCCTGGACGTATGCGGCGTTTCCTTCACCTATAACTCCCATCCGGTTCTTGATGACATCTCCTTTACCCTGAACCCGGGAGAGCTTCTGGCCATTCTCGGTCCCAACGGCGTGGGCAAGACCACCCTGCTCAAGTGCATCGACGCCATCCTCTCCCCGTCCAAAGGATCGGTCCTGGTCAAGGGAACCGACGTGCTGCAACTAAGAAGTCACGACATTGCCAAAACCATCGGCTACGTTGCCCAGCAATGTGAAAGCTCTTGCATGACCGTATTCGACGCCGTACTCATGGGGCGCAAACCCTACATCCACTGGCGTGTGGGACAAAAGGACCTGAACATGGTGGATGCGGCCCTCAAACGCCTGAACATGGAACACATGGCTCTGCGCCCCATCGACCAGATGAGCGGGGGCGAACTCCAGAAGGTGGCCATTGCCCGGGCCCTGGTCCAGGAACCGGACATCCTTTTGCTGGACGAGCCCACCAGTTCCCTGGATCTCAAGAACCAGATGGAAATCCTGTCCATGATCCACCACATTGTTGTGGAACACGGCATGGCCGGCGTCATGACCATGCATGATTTGAACACCGCCCTCAGATTCGCCAGCACCTACCTTTTTCTGAAAGACGGCAGAATCTACGACATAGGCCGGGTGGACCAGATTTCCCCGGAAATGATCGAAAGCGTGTACGGTTTGCCCGTGGAGATCCATTCCATCAACGGCTATCCCACGGTGGTTCCCCTGGCCTGCTGA
- a CDS encoding FecCD family ABC transporter permease produces MHLEDGHIPAEYSRYIGRKVLLISATGLLLAGALLTAISLGAAHVPMGDVAKSLLSLDVSRRIQIIVWEIRLPQALSAIIAGGGLAISGAVMQSILRNPLGSPFTLGISHAAAFGAAFSVMLLGSGVMGSSQVGSINITNPYLTTTAAFVCSLAATAMIIAVSRLRGATPETMILTGVALGALFTAGTMFLQFFADDVQLAAMVFWTFGDTARASWNEIALLAGVTGVASVYFLANGWNYNAIDAGDETARGLGVRVDRLRVTGMLMASLVTSVIIAYLGIIGFVGLVVPHMARRILGGDHRFLLPATLFLGALLLLVSDTAARLMLAPHVLPVSVLTAFMGAPLFMYLILRGYK; encoded by the coding sequence ATGCATCTTGAAGACGGCCATATTCCTGCAGAATACTCCCGGTATATCGGGCGCAAGGTTCTTCTCATCTCGGCAACCGGTCTGCTTTTGGCAGGTGCCCTGCTCACGGCCATTTCCCTGGGAGCGGCCCATGTGCCCATGGGTGATGTAGCCAAAAGCCTTTTGTCCCTGGATGTTTCCCGACGAATCCAGATCATTGTCTGGGAGATACGTCTGCCCCAGGCCCTGTCAGCCATCATCGCCGGAGGAGGACTGGCCATATCCGGCGCGGTCATGCAATCCATTTTGCGCAACCCTCTGGGCTCCCCGTTCACTCTGGGCATCTCCCATGCAGCGGCCTTTGGAGCCGCCTTTTCCGTCATGCTCTTGGGATCAGGCGTCATGGGCAGTTCCCAAGTGGGGTCCATCAACATCACCAATCCCTATCTGACCACCACGGCCGCCTTTGTGTGCAGCCTGGCGGCCACGGCCATGATCATTGCTGTTTCCAGACTCAGGGGAGCAACCCCGGAAACCATGATCCTTACAGGGGTTGCCCTGGGAGCGTTGTTCACTGCCGGAACCATGTTTCTGCAGTTCTTTGCCGATGACGTGCAGCTTGCAGCCATGGTCTTCTGGACCTTTGGAGACACGGCCAGGGCATCCTGGAACGAAATCGCTCTGCTTGCGGGTGTGACCGGAGTGGCTTCCGTGTATTTTTTGGCCAACGGATGGAACTACAACGCCATTGACGCTGGTGATGAAACCGCACGGGGGCTGGGCGTCCGGGTGGACAGACTCCGGGTCACGGGCATGCTCATGGCATCCCTGGTCACCTCGGTGATCATTGCCTATCTGGGAATCATCGGCTTTGTGGGCCTGGTTGTTCCCCACATGGCTCGCCGCATCCTGGGCGGGGATCACCGCTTCCTGCTTCCGGCCACCCTGTTTCTGGGGGCGCTCTTACTCCTTGTCTCGGACACGGCGGCCCGCCTCATGCTGGCCCCGCATGTCCTTCCCGTTTCAGTGCTCACCGCGTTCATGGGAGCACCCCTGTTCATGTATCTCATTCTTCGAGGGTACAAATAA
- a CDS encoding histidine phosphatase family protein, whose protein sequence is MNIYLLRHGDCTTDGVKRYVGQIDYPLSELGIQQARAWRGFFAAHVPDRVVCSDLTRTIQTAENAVGSVGVRIEREPGFREISLGAWEGVSRQEVRTRFPGAYAQRGKDLAGFRPPEGESFLDLQKRVVAAFKALCSNLDPDAVVLVVTHAGVIRVLLCHILGIRLGQMFSLGVDYARMTHLEAGRKGWVVRWMNVPAPSV, encoded by the coding sequence ATGAACATTTATCTGTTACGCCATGGAGATTGCACAACCGACGGAGTGAAGCGCTATGTGGGGCAGATCGACTATCCCCTGAGCGAGCTGGGTATCCAGCAGGCCCGGGCCTGGCGGGGATTTTTTGCGGCTCATGTCCCAGACCGTGTTGTCTGCAGCGATCTGACACGTACCATACAGACCGCGGAAAATGCTGTTGGTTCTGTTGGTGTGCGCATTGAACGTGAGCCGGGCTTTCGGGAAATATCCCTGGGAGCATGGGAGGGCGTGAGCAGGCAGGAGGTCAGGACAAGGTTTCCCGGGGCCTATGCCCAGCGCGGCAAGGACCTTGCGGGATTCAGGCCCCCGGAAGGGGAGAGTTTTCTTGATCTGCAAAAAAGGGTGGTTGCAGCATTCAAGGCCCTGTGCAGCAACCTTGACCCGGACGCAGTTGTTCTCGTGGTCACCCATGCCGGGGTGATCAGGGTTTTGCTCTGTCATATCCTGGGCATTCGATTGGGGCAGATGTTTTCCCTTGGAGTTGATTATGCTAGGATGACCCATCTGGAGGCGGGCAGGAAGGGATGGGTGGTCAGGTGGATGAATGTCCCGGCCCCTTCCGTCTGA